The Aquincola tertiaricarbonis genomic sequence CATCGCCACGCTGCCGGCCGTCAGCCCGAGCGACGTGGGTGCAAGCGTGGTGTCCATCGGCGCCTGCCGGATGGCCTGCCCACCAGGAATCGAACCTGGAACCCCCAGCTTAGAAGGCTGGTGCTCTATCCAGTTGAGCTATGGGCAGCGAGGCCGCGATTCTAGGCGTCGGCGGTGTCGTTCTTGCGGGCGCCGCGGATGTTCATCGCCGCCAGGCAGAACTGCAGCACCAGTAGCGCCCAGGCCTGGGTGTGGAAGCCCCAGACCACCCACAGCGCGTTGCTGAGCAGGAACAGCCAGAAGCCCGTGTGGCGCCGGCCCTTGTTCAACGAGGTGACCAGCCACGAGGCGGCCACCGTGGCCAGCATCGCCGGCCATTGGATCGCGTCCAGCAGGGGGCTCCAGTCTTCCATCGTCTTGTCCTTGTGCGGCTTGGTCCGGCAGCCCAGGGCAAACGGCGCGCCCTGGGCCGGGCCGCACGGCCGGGCGCGTCAGCCCCGGCTCTTGTACTGCTCGTTGCCGAACAGCATCTGGCGGGCCTTGTCGTCCATCAGCGGCTTGCGGCGGTCGGCCAGCACCTCCACGCCGCGCTGCACCGCGGGCCGGGCGGCGATCTCGTCGAACCAGCCCTTGAGGTGCGGGTAGTCGTTCCAGTCGATGCCCTGGTTTTTCCAGCTGCGCAGCCACGGGAACACGGCCATGTCGGCGATGGTGTACTGCGGGCCGGCCAGGTAGGTGCTCTTGGCCAGGCGCTTGTCCATCACGCCGTACAGTCGCTTGGCCTCGTTGGTGTAGCGGTCGATGGCGTAGCCGATCTTCTCCGGCGCATAGATGCGGAAGTGGTGGGCCTGGCCCAGCATCGGACCGACGCCGCCCATCTGGAACATCAGCCACTGCAGCACGTCGTACCGGCCGCGGGTGTCTTCCGGCAGAAAGCGACCGGTCTTGCCGGCCAGGTACAGCAGGATGGCGCCGGATTCGAAAAGTGAGTATGGCTGGCCGTCCGGCCCGTCCGGGTCGGTGATGGCCGGTATCTTGTTGTTGGGGCTGATGGCCAGGAAGTCGGGCTGGAACTGGTCGCCCGCCCCGATGTCGATCGGGTGCGCGCGGTAGGGCAGGCCGCACTCTTCCAGCATGATGTGGACCTTGTGGCCGTTGGGCGTGGGCCACGAATACACTTCGATCATCCGCAAGTCTCCTCGTTCCAGGGTGCCGCGACTCTAGAACACACCGCCGGTTGCGGCGTTCCTCGTGACCAGATCCCCATGTTCCAGACCCTGAAGCGCCTGCTGTCCGGCGGCTCCAACCCACCCGGCTGGGACGCCGTCGCCAGCTGGGCCGATTCGGCCGGCCACGCCTTCAAGCGCTCGCGCGACGGCAGCGGCTTCGTCATCGAATCGGGTGTGCCGGCCCAGGGCTGGCGGCTGGAGTGGGGTCCTTCGCAGCGCGGCTATCTGCCGGGCCAGGAACTGCGGCTGCGCGGCGACCTCAAGGGCGGGCAGGACCTGCAGATGATGATCGTCTCGCGTCAGCTGATGGAGTCGCTGGAAAAGCAGGTGTTCGAGCAGTTCACCGAAGGCCTGCAGACCCGCATCGACACCGAGACGCCCGAGGAAATGCGCTGGCTGGTGCTGTACCCCAAGGCACCGCAGATCGATTCCAAGCTGCTGAAGGAAGCCTTCGGCACGGTGGCCAACAGCACCGGCGCCATCGAGCAGTGGCTGGTGGGCCCGCTGTCGTCGCGGCTGCTGGAAGCGCGCGGCCAGTGGCTGGCAGCCGACGATCCGCTGCTGCTGATCGCGCTGCGTGGCCGCCTGACGCTGCGCACCCGCATGCCCGAGCCCGATGCCACCCGGCTGCGCGCCATCGTGGGCCTGTTCGAAACTGCGCTGCGCGAAGGCCGGCGCGCGGTGGAGCTGTGGACCACCTCGGCCCACGCCAGCACCCAGCCCAGCCTGTTCAACAGCGGCGGGGCGCCGGCCGATTCTGGCCTGGGCGACGCCGGTCGCGGCGCCTGACTCAACCCACGGCGCCGGCCTGCTGCGCAAAGCGCCAGCCGATCTCGGCCAGCGGCCGGGCGGCCATGGCCTGCAGCCGGGCCTCGTCGCTGGCGGCGGTGCCGTCCTCCACCCGCTTGGCGATGCCTTGCAGGATGGCCGCGATGCGGAACAGGTTGTAGGCCAGGTAGAAGTTCCAGTCGGCGCGCAAGGCCTGCAGGTCGCTGCGGCCGGTGCGCTCGCCGTAGCGGCGCAGGTAGGCGTCTTCGTCGGGGATGCCCAGCGCCGCCAGGTCCAGCCCCTCGATGCCGCGGCCCACGGTGTGCGGGATGTGCCAGCTCATCATGTGGTAGCTGAAGTCGGCCAGCGGGTGGCCCAGCGTGCTCAGCTCCCAGTCCAGCACCGCCAGGATGCGCGGCTCGGTGGGGTGGAAGATCACGTTGTCCAGCCGGTAGTCGCCGTGCACCACGGCCACCTCGGCCTCGTCGCGCGCACCCGGGGGGATGTGGGCCGGCAGCCACTCGATCAGCTGGTCCATGGCCGGGATCGGCTGGGTGATGGAGGCCTGGTACTGCCGGCTCCAGCGGCCGATCTGGCGCTCGAAGTAGTTGCCGGGCTTGCCATAGCTTTCCAGGCCGGCCGCACGCACGTCCACCGCATGCAGCGCCGCGATCACGCGGTTCAACTCGTCGTAGTGGGCGGCGCGTTCGGCCGGCTGCATGCCGGGCAGCGACTGGTCCCACAGCACCCGGCCGGGCACGAAGTCCATCAGGTAGAAGGCGCGGCCGATCACCGATTCGTCCTCGCACAGCAGGTGCATGCGAGGCACCGGCACGGCAGTGTCGGCCAGTGCCCGCATCACGCGGTATTCGCGCTCGATCGCATGGGCCGAGGGCAGCAACCTGGCCACCGGGCCCGGCTTGCTGCGCATCACGTAGCTGGCCGTGGGCGTCACCAGCTTGTAGGTAGGGTTGGACTGCCCGCCCTTGAACTGCTCCACCGTGATGGGGCCCTGCAGCGCGGGCAGGTGCTGCGCCAGGTACTGCTGCAGCGCATCCGTGTCGAAGGCATGGCGCTCGCTGACGGCTTTGGTGCCGGTGAAGGCTTGCATGCGGGGGGTCTCCTTGTGGTGTGTTCTGCGGGGCGGGCGGGCAGGGGCCTCAGCGGTCGGACAGCTGCAACAGCTTTTCGCGTGACAGCACCACCAGCCGCGTGGGCTCCACCCGCACCGCGCCTTCGCGCTCGAAGCCCTTGAGCTCCTGGTTCACCCGCTGGCGCGAGGCGCCCAGCAGCTGAGCCAGGTCTTCCTGCGCCAGCTGCAGGCTGATGCGGATCTCCTCTCCCTGCTCGATGCCGTAGCTCTTGGCCAGCAGCAGGATCTGCTTGGCCAGCCGCGCGGCCAGCGGGCGGGTGTTCAGGTCCTCGATCTGGTCGAACATCAGCCGCAGGCGGCGGCAGTTCAGGCGCAGCAGCGCGTCGTACAGCTCCACGTGCTGGCTCAGCAGCTCGCGGAAATCGGGCTTGCGCACCTGCAGCACGGTGGTGGGGCCGTGGGCGTTGGCATCGTGGGTGCGGCCCAGGCCATCGAAGAGGGCGATGTCGCCGAACCAGGTGCCGGGCTCCACGTAGGTGAGCGTGATCTGCTTGCCCGAGAGCGATACGGAGCTGACGCGCACGGCGCCGGCTGCCACGCCGCACCAGTCGTCGGCGGGCTGGCCGCGGGTGGACAGCAGCGCGCCATCGGCATAGCGGCGCACGTTGGCGCGCGCCAGGATGGCCTGCCGCAATGGCAGCGACAGCCGGGAAAACCACGACCCTTGGTCGATGTTCTGTCGTTCGGCGGGGGTGAGGGCGGGGGTGAAAATCGGGCTGTTCATGGCATGTCCCTGAGGCGACAGCAATCATCGCCGCACGCTGGGTATTGTCCACATACTGAAGTTTCTAATTGTCCGGAGACATGACCATGGCCCCCATCGAGATCCCGAGCCTGCGCGGCACCGTCAGCGAAGCCGAATGGCAGGCGCGTGTGGATCTGGCCGCGGCCTACCGGCTGGTGGCCCTGTTCAAATGGGACGACCTGGTGTTCACCCACATCAGCGCCCGCGTGCCGGGCACCGAAGACCAGTTCCTGATCAACCCCTATGGGCTGATGTTCGAGGAGATCACCGCCAGCAGCCTGATCAAGGTGAACCTGGCCGGCGAGAAGCTGGAAGTCTCGCCCTTCCCGGTCAACCCGGCGGGCTTCACCATCCACAGCGCCATCCATGCCGAGCGGCACGACGCGGCCTGTGTGCTGCATGTGCACTCGCTCAACGGCATTGCGGTGTCGGCGCAGAAGGGCGGCGTGCTGCCGCTGTCGCAGCAGTCCATCTTCGTGATGAACTCGCTGGGCTACCACGACTATGAAGGCGTGGCGCTGAACGAGGACGAGAAGCCGCGGCTGGTGCGCGACCTGGGCCGCAACACCTTCCTGATGCTGCGCAACCACGGCCTGCTGACCGTCGGCCGCACCGTGGCCGATGCCTTCCTGTCGATGTACCTTTTCGAGTCGGTGTGCACCATCCAGGTCCGGGCGCAGGCCGGCGGCGGTGAGCTGATCCACGTCTCGCCCGACATCATCGCCACCGCGCGTGAGCAGTCACGCCAGATCACCAAGGGCATGGGCCCGGGCGCGCTGGCCTGGCCCGGCCTGCTGCGCCGGCTGGAACGGCAGATGCCCGGCTTCGACCGCTGAAGCCGCGGGGCCGGGGGCGCCGTCAGCCCACGCGCCGCTGCGCCGCCGCCAGGTACCACTCCTTGGCCGCGGCGATGCGCTCGGCGGGCACGTTGCCCAGCTTGTGGCCCCAGCGCAGCGCCTGGGCCACGGCCTCGCCGGGCGGTACCACCTCGTTGGCCAGGCCCATGCCGTGCAGGCGCTGGGCGCTCAAGGCCTCGGTCAGCCACAGCAGCTGCATCGCCAGCGGACGCGGCAGCTGCAGGCTCAGCGCGGCGGCAGCTTCGGGCTGCGTCCACGAGAAGCAGGCGTCATCCGCCGCGATCACCACGTCGCAGGCCAGCGCCAGCACGAAGCCGGCGTCCACCGCATGGCCTTCGACCGCAGCGATGATGGGCTTGGGGCTGCTGCGCATCACGTCCAGCAGGCCGTCGAAGGCGGCCTGGAAGCCGCCGGGACCCGGTTCGTCGTGGCCGGCGGCATGCAGGTCGGCACCGGCGCAGAAGTGGGCGCCGTCGCCGTGCAGCACGATGCAGTGCACGTCGGGTGCATCGGCCGCGTTGTTGATGGCCTCGATGCCCGCCGCGCAGGCCTGGGCCGACAGGCGGTTGCGTGTGGCCGGGTCCTTCAGGGTGAGCAGCAGCGTGTGCTCGCGGCGTTCGGTCAGCAGTTCGGAAGACATCGTCAAGACAGGCCCTGACAGGCCGATAAGGGCTGCAAGTCATTGTGTCACGCGGTCTTGTCGCCCCCCGGGCGACCGCGGGACCGCATGCTAGAGTGATTCGTTACCCCCACGCCGCCGTTTCCAACGCCACCCGACGCATGAGCGATGCTGCTGTTCGTCGCCGTTCCTGGGCGCCTGCCTGGCACCTGGGCCTGCGCGCCACTGCGGCGGCTGCCATGGTGCTGACCCTGGCGTCGGCCGGCGCGCAGCCGGCGTCGGCGCCGGCCCAGGGCCTGTCACCGGCCGCCGGCTTGCCGACCCTGGCGGCCTCCACGCCCGAGGCGCGGCTCGAAGAGCTGGCGCAGACACTGGCGCAGCTGCGCAGCGCCGAGGCTGGCCGCCAGGCGCAGACCGCCCAGCTGCTGGAACAGGTCAAGCACCTGCGCGGCCAGGTGGAGTGGCACGAAGCGGTGCTGCCCTGGCTGGGCGCGGCGCTGGCCCTGCTGGCCGGCGGCCTGGGCCTCACGGCCCGGGCCCTGCTGCGCCGCCCGCGGGCTCGGCCGGCAGCTGCGGGCGCGCGCCCGCCCGAGCCGCGTGCTTCGGTGCCGCCGTCTGATGCCGCGCGCGAAAAATCGGGCCTCGGCGGTGCGATAAACGGTAGGCGCTGAGTGTTTCCGGGATGGAAACGAAATTGCGCCCTCAGAAAGCCAGACTCTAGAACAAGCCGGCCGGCTCTGCCTCGCGGTCCCAGCTGTAGATGATCAGCTCGTTCCTGGTGGCGGCCTTGGCGCCCCCGCCCACCGTGTAGTCGATTCTCAGCGTCTCCGTCTGGAAGGCCGCGAAGCACCGCCGGATGTCGGGGTGGTCGTTGAGTGACACGATGGCCTTGCCCTTCAGCGTGGCCAGCCTGGCCGCCAGGCGCTCGTACTGCTCCCACTCGAACGGCACGCCATAGCCCTCGGTCTCCCAATACGGCGGATCGCAGTAGAAGAGGCTGTGGGGCCGGTCGTACTTGTCAATGCACGTCGCCCAGTCCAGGCGCTCGATGTAGGCCCCTGAGAGCCGCAGATGGGCCGCGCTGAGGCTTTCCTCGATGCGCAGGAGGTTGACCGGCGGCGCGGTGGTGGCGGTGCCCCAGGTCTGGCCGTCGACCTTGCCACCGAACGCCTGGTGCTGAAGGTAGTAGAAGCGCGCGGCCCGCTGGATGTCCGTCAGCGTGTGCGGCGGGGTGTCCTGCAGCCACTTGAACACTTCGCGGCTGCTGAGCGCCCACTTGAACTGGCGCACGAACTCCTCGAGGTGGTTCTGCACGACGCGATACAGGGTGACCAGGTCGCCATTGACGTCGTTGATGACCTCGACCGGCGCCGGGTGGCGCAGGAAGTACAGCGCAGCGCCGCCCGCGAAGACCTCGACGTAGCACTCGTGGGGCGGGAAGCGGCTCAGCAGGGTGTCAGCGATGCGTCGCTTACCACCCAGCCAGGGGATGATGGGGCTTGCCATACGGAAACGACCTTTCCAAATGAGAAACTCGCCCCGCCTCCCGGGAGGTGGCAGGGCCTTGGCCAGATCGCAGGTACAGACTGCGGGAAGGTGGCTCACGGTGGCGCTGCAACGCCGGCGTGGGCCGCCCTGTTCTTACCTACCAGGACGCCGGGATGGAAGGCACCACGACGGCCTGCAGCGCCTCGGCGCTATCGGTGGCCAGCATGGCCTGGCGCGCGGCGCGCAGCTCGGCCTTGAGCTCGTTCAGGGCCACCAGGCGGTCACGCGATTCGGTGGGGATCGGCTGGCCCAGCGCGATGGCCTCGGTGATCTCGCCGGCCAGGCGCGGCACGCGCAGGTCCAGCGACGCCAGCAGCTGCTCAACCTCCTGAGCGCGCTCCAGCTGAAGCGCCAGCAATGTCTTCACGGGCAGGTAGTCGCGCGTCGCCTCATCCCATGACCAGGTCACCCACGGCGTCGCGGCCGGCGCCGGGCGCTGCCAATCCACCAGCTCGCCGGTGCCGGCCACGTCGACGCGCTGGCGCTGCGGATCCACCTCGCCCCTCCACAGGCCGCAGCCGAAGTGCCGCTCACGATCGATGCGCTCAGCGTCGGGCTCGGGGTCAAAGCCGAAGGCGGCGCCGGTGAAGACGCCGTCGACGAGCCGGAACTGCCAGTAGGTGCTCATGTCACTTCTTGTAGAGGCGGCACCGAACGCGCAGCTTGCGCGCGGAGATCGAGCCGGCGCCGCCCAGCGTGTAGCCGAGCAGTTCGATGCCGACGAAAACGGGCACGTTGCCGCCCGGGTAGTCGCGCTCCAGCACAGCGGTGTTGTTGGTGAGATTCATGGTGGCGGTCAGGCGATCCGAACCCTCGCCGACGAGGCAGCGCAGTGCGAGCTGCCACGTGCCGTTGTTGGCCACCGGATCGGAGTTGGAGACGCTCCACTTGCCGGAGAACGTCACCTGCAGCCGCCCGGATCTGCTGGAAACAAAGTAGCCGCTAGGAAATCCCATGAGCTCGGCCCTCAGGTGTTGGTCGAGATGCCATAGCCGATCTCGTCGTAGTTGTCATAGCTCTCCACGACTGCCGCGTCGATGATCTCGTCGGTGTTGACTGCATTGATGGTGGCCAGAGCGCCCAGGCGGGATTTGGCGTTGGCTGCGATGCGGTCCAGGACGGACTGCCTGGCGGTGTAAGCGTTGAACCAGAAGCCGCGCCACTCCGCGCCGTTGATCGGCGTGTCCTGGTTGAGGTCGCCCCACGCCGGGTACAGCGAAACCAGATAACTGGCCAGGGCGCCCACCGCTGAGGTGTAGTTGTTCCTTTCGGTCGTCACCGCGTAGTTGTCGGCCTGCCCTAGGATGCCGGGCTGTTCAGTGGCCAGCACGTTCCAGTCCTGCACCGCCCGCGACTTTTCGAGTCTGCTGAGCACGTTGTCGCTGGAAATGTTGTTGATGTAGGCCAGCGCGCTAGAGGCGTTGGTCTGGGCCGTCGAGGCCGCCGAGGCTGCCGCATCGGCCGCGGCCTGCGCCTGGGCGGTACTGCTCATCGGGCCGTAGTGAATGTCGGCCAGCTCGCCGCCGGCGGTGGCAAAGGAGCTATCGAAGTGCAGCGCATCCGTTGTGAGCCACATCAGCTGCCGCAAGATGACGCCGTTGCGGCTGTAGCGCAGGGTCACCCCGTCGTACCACACCAGCAGGCGGTCGCCGGGGGCATAGGGTCCGAAGACCCCCTGCGAATAGGCCGATTCGTAGATCTCCAGCAGGCCATCCGAACGGCAATAGATGGCCGCGTCGATGGTCAGGTAGCTGGTGCTGCTCTCAGGGTCTCGGTTGAGGCCGAACATGATGCCGGCGTTGGCGGCCCGAGGTGTTGCGCCAGCAAAAGCGCCACCGACATAGCCATCCGGCGAGTACACGTCACCGTCCCACTCCTGACCTGTACCCGGCACTTTGCTGGCGACACTGCCACTGATGCGGGCGGTGCCGCGAGCCACCAGGCGCAGGCTGCTATTGGCGTTGAGGTCGCCCACGTAGTGAAAGTCGCGCAGGCTGTTGGGCGAGCTCTTGTTGCCGCTCATCAGGACTTGGCCGCTGACCAGCTGGAAGCTGATGTCCAGCCAGGCACGGGTGTCGTCGTCGACTGTGCCTGAGTAGCTGTCCCAGCCGGCGCCTTCACCGATGCCGGCGGTGCCCAACAGCAGGTAGGCTGACCTGGATTTGAAATCCAGCTTCTCGAACACCGTGCGGTTCGCACCACACCAGTAAAGCGCGTTGGGCAAGCCGCCCGACAGGCGGTTGCGCTGCGGCTCGTCCCAGGTCATCACTGCCACCGGCGTACCCACTGGCGTGGCCATGATGTCTGCCGCCAGCTGCGCCGCGCCGCGGCCTTGCCCGGGGTGGGGCCAGGAGTTGTCGGCCGGATCGAACACGTCATAGTGGCCGATGAAAGAGATGGCCTGCGACGGGCTGGTGGCTTGGCGGTTCAGGCGAACGAACAGATAGCTTCGCTGGGCACCCACCAGCAGCTCGCCCGTCTCGCCGTTGTAGATGCCGGCCGCCAGTGAACTTCCGGTGTCGCTGAACCCCCGCGACACGCACCTGAACAGCATCGGCCGCCCCTGGATCTGCCCCCAGGCCAGCAGCTCTTCGAAGCCCACCGTCACCGGGATCAGCAGCGGGTTGACCGACTCGTTGCCGCTGCTGTCGCGGTGGCGCACCCAGATCTGGTACTCACCGGCGGCCGGCCGCAGCCAGGCGTAGGTGGTGCCCGAGACGCGGGTGTCGGCGATGGTGTCCAGCGGCACCGAGTCTTCGTAGCTGTCGCCCATGCGCAGCTCGGTGTCGAGGTAGTCGATATCAGGGGGCTGATCCCAGTACAGCGTGATGCCCGTGGTGCTGACGCTGTAGCCGCCACCGGTGGGGTCTGCCGGCGGCCGCTGCTTGCCCTGCAGCACCTGGCTGGCCAGGGTCGGCACCGACTCGAAGCCCAAGCTGTTGACGGCCCGCACCTTCACCTCCAACAGGCCGGGGCTTAGGCCCAGGATGTCGGTCGACAGCGCCGCGGTGGGCGTCATCTCCACCCACGAGCCCGACTCGTGCCGGTAGGTGACCACGAAGGTCTGCCCAGGCTGGCGAGCCTTCCAGCCCACGGTCACACGGATGGTGGGCACGTTGGCCACCATCGCGTACGACTCGACGATGGTCACGTCGAAAGGCGGCAGCGGCGTGACGGTGAGCCGCGAGGTGTGCTTAGGCTCCAGCTTGACGCCGAGCTCCACCGCGTCGAACTTGCGCGGGTCATGCGACACGGCCAGCACCGAGTACTGGTCGTCGCCGCGGCCCTCGGTCACCTGCAGGCAGCGCCAGGTGGTGGGCTCGACCTGGTCGGAGCTGAGGATCCACGGCAGCTCAGGCGTGGGCACCTCGCTGAACGCCGGCACCACGTTGATGACCTGGGTGGTGCCGACGAACGTGGGCACGGCCCGCGACTCGATGCGGTAGCCATCGGCGGTTGGGAACTGCACCAGCAGCGTGTAGGTCTCGCCGTCACGCAGGTCGACCTCGGCATCCAGGGTCACCGCGGTGGCCGTGGCCGACCGCACCAGGCCGCCCAGCCGCTCGCCGGCCTCGGACGGGTCGGCGATCTCGAACACCTCGCCGGGCAGCACCAGCGCCCCTTCAGCGCCCACGGTGAATGCCACCAGCTCCTGCTCATACTCCTCGGTGTAGGCCAGCCAGCGCGCGATGCGCTGCGCCTGGCCGCGCGACCACACGCCGATGGGGCTGAGCTGCACCTCGCGCACGCCGTAGCGCTTGACCAGGTGGTCGGGCGCGTACACCTCGGGCACCCGCTTGCCGAACTGCTCGCGGTCGTTGAACCAGACGATGAAAACGCTGTGCCTCGTGGTGTCGGAGACCGACTGGTAGGTGAAAACGCCATCCACCACCTTGGCCGGCGTGTACAGCAGCGCCGAGTCGCGCGGGCTGTCCTGCACCACGTGCACCTGCGAGCCGGCCCACAGCACGATGGCGCGGAACACCGCAGCCAGGTCGCGCAGCGCCTGCATGGCCTGGACGGGGGTGTTGAGCACCAGGTGGCAGGTGAAGCGTGGCTCCATGCCACCGCGGCCGTCGGGCACCAGACCGTCGCAGTATTGCGCGATCTCGTAGAGCACCCACTTGTTGGCCATGCCCTCGCTGAGCACATTGCCGGCGCCGTAGCGCTTGGTCAGCGCCAGGTCGCGGAACTGCCAGCCGGGGTTGTCGGTCCAGGCCAGCTTGAAGGTGCCGTCCCACACGCCGGTGTAGGCCCGCGTGATGGGGTTGTAGTTGCTCGGCACCTCCACGAGCAGGCCCAGCCAGTCATAGATGCGCGTGGGGATGCGCTGAAACTGGCGACCGCTCAGCACCGTGCCCACCATCGCCGAGTGCGGATAGGAGAGCTTCAGACGCCGGATGACCGTGTACGAGGTCCACGTGAATGCATTGGCGTTGGAGGTGCTGTCCGGGTCGTTGGTGAGGCGCCGCACGCGCACCTGGTAGGGGCTGCCGCCGAGCAGGTTGACCTGGGCCGCAAAGCTCGTGGCCACCACGGTCTTGCCGACGATCTTCTCGCGGTGGCGCTCGACCCAGCCGCCGCCGTTGCTCTGCACGTCGATCGCGAACTCGAACTCGCTGCCCTTGATGTCGCCATCGTCCTGCTTGAGCAGCTGCTGCACGGTGAGCGTGACGCGCACCGCATCCGCCTCGCCGGGCACGTTGCGCACGATGGGCGCTGCCTGGGTCACCTCGACGCCCACGCCGATCTCGGCCTCCACCGTGTCGAAGCCGGCCAGCGCCAGCGCGCCCTTGGTGCCGCCACCAGGTGCGCCGACGTTGACGGTGACCTTAGGGTCTTCGAAGTTCAGCGACCCATCGGCGTTCATGACCGGGACGCCGTCGAAGTAGACGCTGCGCAGGCCGGCCACCAGCCCGCCGCACTCGCCCTCACCGATCAGGTCCAGGATGTGGGCGGTCTGCAGCGACCGCAGGGTGTCCTTCTCCTCGCTGCCGCCACCGCCGCCCTTGGCGCCCTGCAGGATGAGCGCGGTCGATTGATCAGAGGCCATCGCTGGTGTTGCTCGTGGGCGGGTAGGGTTCAGGGTCGATGGGCTGCTCAGCGGGCAGCGGCTGCGGCGTCGGCAGCACGCCAGGGTCCAGCCAGGTGCCGTCGCTGTCACGCGCGCGCAGCGCAGTGCTGATGCCCCCCGAGACGACGATGGAGCCTGCGAACACGCGGCCGTAGATCACCGGTACCGGCCCGCCGGCGTCAGCGCTGTTCTGCGGGCCATCGTCGAAGCCATAGCTCTTCTCGTCCTCGGTCTGGCCACGGCCGCCCTTGCGCTGCGGGCTAAGCAGCTGAGCCACGCCACTGACCACCATCGCAGCGCCCACTCCGCCAGCGCCTGCGAAAACGGCGAACTGCCCGGCAAAGAGGCCGAGGGGGTTCCAGATGGTCAGCGCGATGAGCGCGACGCCCAGGATCACCTGCAGCACACCGCCGCGCTTGGCACCCTCGACCACAGGCACGATGCGGATGGGCTCGGTGCGGCCCACCAGCTCGTCGGTGGCATCCGGCGCCACGTCCACGCGCTTCGCACCGCGGCCGATGAAGACGTGATAGGCCTTGCGGCCATCGGGTCCCAGGAAGGCCCGCCGAAAGCCCGGCAGCACCGCGCAGAGCGCGCGGGCGGCTTCCTGAGGGGTGCGCACGTCCAGGCGGTGCAGGCGGCCGAACTGGCGGCCCAGCGCCCCGTACAGGCGCACCTCACGCAGTGCCGGCGCCGCGATCATGCGAGGCTCCGGTGGCGCACCACCTTCATGGTGTTGCGCTGCCAGGCGCCGCCGTACACGGTGCGCTCGCTCAGCCGGCCCCACAGGTGGTGCAGCATCACCCCGTTGCCGAGGTACACCGCGCCGTGGTTGGCCTGCTCGGACCGGAT encodes the following:
- a CDS encoding glutathione binding-like protein, with translation MIEVYSWPTPNGHKVHIMLEECGLPYRAHPIDIGAGDQFQPDFLAISPNNKIPAITDPDGPDGQPYSLFESGAILLYLAGKTGRFLPEDTRGRYDVLQWLMFQMGGVGPMLGQAHHFRIYAPEKIGYAIDRYTNEAKRLYGVMDKRLAKSTYLAGPQYTIADMAVFPWLRSWKNQGIDWNDYPHLKGWFDEIAARPAVQRGVEVLADRRKPLMDDKARQMLFGNEQYKSRG
- a CDS encoding phosphotransferase, giving the protein MQAFTGTKAVSERHAFDTDALQQYLAQHLPALQGPITVEQFKGGQSNPTYKLVTPTASYVMRSKPGPVARLLPSAHAIEREYRVMRALADTAVPVPRMHLLCEDESVIGRAFYLMDFVPGRVLWDQSLPGMQPAERAAHYDELNRVIAALHAVDVRAAGLESYGKPGNYFERQIGRWSRQYQASITQPIPAMDQLIEWLPAHIPPGARDEAEVAVVHGDYRLDNVIFHPTEPRILAVLDWELSTLGHPLADFSYHMMSWHIPHTVGRGIEGLDLAALGIPDEDAYLRRYGERTGRSDLQALRADWNFYLAYNLFRIAAILQGIAKRVEDGTAASDEARLQAMAARPLAEIGWRFAQQAGAVG
- a CDS encoding Crp/Fnr family transcriptional regulator; translation: MFTPALTPAERQNIDQGSWFSRLSLPLRQAILARANVRRYADGALLSTRGQPADDWCGVAAGAVRVSSVSLSGKQITLTYVEPGTWFGDIALFDGLGRTHDANAHGPTTVLQVRKPDFRELLSQHVELYDALLRLNCRRLRLMFDQIEDLNTRPLAARLAKQILLLAKSYGIEQGEEIRISLQLAQEDLAQLLGASRQRVNQELKGFEREGAVRVEPTRLVVLSREKLLQLSDR
- a CDS encoding class II aldolase/adducin family protein — protein: MTMAPIEIPSLRGTVSEAEWQARVDLAAAYRLVALFKWDDLVFTHISARVPGTEDQFLINPYGLMFEEITASSLIKVNLAGEKLEVSPFPVNPAGFTIHSAIHAERHDAACVLHVHSLNGIAVSAQKGGVLPLSQQSIFVMNSLGYHDYEGVALNEDEKPRLVRDLGRNTFLMLRNHGLLTVGRTVADAFLSMYLFESVCTIQVRAQAGGGELIHVSPDIIATAREQSRQITKGMGPGALAWPGLLRRLERQMPGFDR
- a CDS encoding enoyl-CoA hydratase-related protein; this encodes MSSELLTERREHTLLLTLKDPATRNRLSAQACAAGIEAINNAADAPDVHCIVLHGDGAHFCAGADLHAAGHDEPGPGGFQAAFDGLLDVMRSSPKPIIAAVEGHAVDAGFVLALACDVVIAADDACFSWTQPEAAAALSLQLPRPLAMQLLWLTEALSAQRLHGMGLANEVVPPGEAVAQALRWGHKLGNVPAERIAAAKEWYLAAAQRRVG
- a CDS encoding DNA adenine methylase, with amino-acid sequence MASPIIPWLGGKRRIADTLLSRFPPHECYVEVFAGGAALYFLRHPAPVEVINDVNGDLVTLYRVVQNHLEEFVRQFKWALSSREVFKWLQDTPPHTLTDIQRAARFYYLQHQAFGGKVDGQTWGTATTAPPVNLLRIEESLSAAHLRLSGAYIERLDWATCIDKYDRPHSLFYCDPPYWETEGYGVPFEWEQYERLAARLATLKGKAIVSLNDHPDIRRCFAAFQTETLRIDYTVGGGAKAATRNELIIYSWDREAEPAGLF